One Pyrococcus furiosus DSM 3638 genomic region harbors:
- a CDS encoding Lrp/AsnC family transcriptional regulator, whose amino-acid sequence MEAFILVITYPGKEKEVYEALKARPEVKEIYRVYGDYDIVARVEVKDLKDLDRFHDEVLRKITGVEVSETLITSSYQ is encoded by the coding sequence ATGGAAGCATTCATTCTAGTAATAACATATCCTGGAAAGGAAAAAGAGGTATATGAGGCACTAAAGGCTAGGCCAGAAGTGAAGGAGATATACAGAGTTTACGGTGATTATGACATAGTAGCTAGAGTTGAAGTAAAAGACCTAAAAGACCTCGATAGATTCCACGATGAGGTTTTAAGAAAAATCACAGGTGTTGAGGTAAGTGAAACCCTTATTACAAGCTCTTACCAATAG
- a CDS encoding YkgJ family cysteine cluster protein, with protein MEKKFIAIYDLESDKIEIIDDKFRFKCIEDCGKCCIYNEIPLREEDIQKILSLGYEEEYFVDYTKMFYRGPKFLGYGMKKRPFDDACVFLDPETKKCRIYEHRPVACRIYPFVLVKHEKKLEIYVKEDPRCPGINSPDGEGIVEIIKKYFIPIIEELKGEINGNRRSRQEDFISFNRRLETVV; from the coding sequence GTGGAGAAGAAATTTATAGCCATTTATGATTTAGAAAGCGATAAGATTGAAATTATTGACGACAAGTTTAGATTTAAGTGCATAGAAGATTGCGGAAAGTGTTGCATATATAATGAGATCCCTCTCAGGGAAGAAGATATCCAGAAAATCTTATCCCTCGGATATGAAGAAGAATATTTTGTTGACTATACAAAGATGTTTTACAGAGGGCCAAAGTTCCTGGGATATGGAATGAAAAAAAGACCTTTTGATGATGCCTGTGTATTTCTAGATCCAGAAACGAAGAAGTGTAGGATATATGAGCATAGACCCGTTGCTTGCAGAATATATCCTTTTGTATTAGTTAAACATGAGAAAAAACTAGAGATTTATGTAAAGGAAGATCCCCGATGCCCTGGAATAAATTCTCCAGATGGAGAAGGTATTGTGGAGATAATCAAAAAGTATTTTATTCCAATTATTGAAGAATTAAAGGGTGAAATTAATGGAAATCGACGATCTCGACAGGAAGATTTTATCTCTTTTAATAGAAGACTCGAGACTGTCGTATAG
- a CDS encoding Lrp/AsnC family transcriptional regulator, which produces MEIDDLDRKILSLLIEDSRLSYREIAKKLNVAVGTIYNRIKKLEDMGVIQGFTVKLNYEKLGYELTAIIGIKAQGKKIREIERIIARDKHVTCVYDVTGEYDIIVIAKFRSREDMNRFVKSVLSVDGVEKTNTHVALEIVKEDFRLEP; this is translated from the coding sequence ATGGAAATCGACGATCTCGACAGGAAGATTTTATCTCTTTTAATAGAAGACTCGAGACTGTCGTATAGAGAAATAGCAAAAAAACTCAATGTTGCAGTTGGTACAATATACAACAGAATCAAAAAACTTGAAGATATGGGAGTAATTCAAGGATTTACAGTAAAGTTGAACTATGAGAAGTTAGGGTACGAGTTAACCGCAATTATTGGAATTAAAGCCCAGGGAAAGAAAATTAGAGAAATAGAGAGAATAATTGCAAGAGATAAGCATGTAACATGTGTGTATGATGTGACAGGAGAATATGACATAATTGTTATTGCAAAGTTTAGATCAAGAGAAGATATGAACAGGTTCGTAAAGAGCGTGCTAAGCGTTGATGGAGTTGAAAAAACAAATACACATGTTGCATTAGAAATAGTGAAAGAAGACTTCAGACTAGAACCTTAG